AGACATTTAGAGCACAAAGTTTGAAGGATTGGTCATTTACAGATTGCTCGATAACGGGTAATCCCACAACATATAGAATGAGCTCTAATACCATCTCAAGAGTTGGGATTTTGGCCTAACATCCCTAAtcactaaaacataaaaattaaataaataaacaaaactgCGATCATCATGATAATAAACTTTGGATTATTAAGAAACATGTTGGAAGACATCCGGTGATCATCATGACAATAAACTAAGATCTTGTAAGAAGTACAATTTCCAAGTCACACAAACAATATTTAGCAGGTATTTTGAAGAACCACAAAAATGATAGTGTCTCTCACTTTTCTTGGTTTTCTCCATTAAAAGCCTTTGATGTTCAACAAGCTGATTGTCTTTGGCAAGCCTGgatgacaaaaaaacaaatttaagtCTTCGAAATTCCCCCCCCACACACACGGCGCATCTAACAGCAcaaataaacctaaaaaaattaaaaatttccagcaaaaacctaaaataaaaaatagagggTAGACTGCAGAATACTACATACCTAACAGAAGTCAATTCATTTCCCAAATCATTGATTTTTCCAAGAAGCTTATCATTTTCACTCCTCAAGTGATCTATCAACTCTTCGGCAGCTGCAACGCAAAAGTAATTCAAACAAACATGCACAATCACACTTCCTGGGTAACTATTAGTGCTtaaatttggtaaaataatgaagaaaaaaaaacaaaaaacaacagaAGCATGAAAAGTTGTGAAGAATGTAGATTACCGGAGACGAATTCGAGGAATTTGTGTTCTTGTTCCTTATTAATCTCTTCGAATTGGGAGAGTTTGTTAGTCTGAAACAATAATAAATAGGTAAGTGAGTAACAAGTAGTTGAAATCGAAGAAGAACGAAAGGGAAATACCTTTAATGTTGCGTATTTAGAGTAGAGTTTTTGGTAGAGAGCCGGCAACTCCATTTTTGGGAATTAGGGTTTCCAGAATTTCTCAATTACGAACGGAGAGAGAGAGGGAAGGAGctttatttcaaaatttgaaagaGTTTCGATTTGATTTGTGGCTCGCGGGGTTTTTGTGTTTATCACGTTTTGTACAatggaaaatatatttctttttcttttttgggtcatgctaaccggtgccccggggcactggttaaggaaaccaaaaaaaggaaattttaaaattgaaaataacactttttagactttcgaggcgttgactgtagggatggcaacgggcgcccacgggtgcgggtttgagtgataccaaacccacacccgaaatcaacacccaaacccaaacccaaatctgttcgggtggcaaaaccacacccacgcccacacccattgggttcgggttttttacacccaaacccaaacccacaacgcattttgtactactttgcaaatttaagcaaaacaagataaatttaagcaaaaacaatggaatttaaacatattgtcaatcacttagcaaaaacataggtttaaaattacaagggaatttaaaattacaaaatagtctttcaaaaaattaaattacaactaaaccaaaattaagttcttccaactttcaagcaaaattcaaacacaattttggtttgtggtttgtgaaaaacctaattttacttttacacttatatatatatgtgggggtatttaggtaattttaacatgtttcgggtgggtgtatgggtttcgggtgtgggtttgagtgataccaaacccacacccatattttcgggtgtcacccaaacccaaacccaaacccagtcaattcgggtttcgcccgttgacttgggtttgggttcgggtgggtctcacgggtttgggtttttctgccatccctagttgactgcacaaatttcaatatgatattactatatttggttccttaaacagtgccccgggggcactgtttagcattttccttctTTTCGACTATGGTTTGTAAAATATTGCAGGAATATTGATGTTGTAGTGcgtatttgaatttgaatctatAATTATTCCTActtctattatttatttatttatttatatatatatatatatatggctttTTCTAATGTGAAAGACCTATGTCTTTCACCGTGCAAGACCAAAttaaagcaggacacgtgtcgctgtctgattggctgggcgtgatttttttccatttaatactttgaactcaattatttcgttgtaaattaattttttatttttttttttataccaaaattcataacttttttttctttacaaatagagacttggtacgtttgatttggacacagaaaaaaaaacccaatttttcactaccttaatctcatttttcactaccttacatcaactcactgaaaccattctaccaggaaaatggtttcagagtacaaatctctgaaaccattctaccagctaaatggtttcagaagcaaacacaattaataaattactcactgaaaccattctaccagtaaaatagtttcagagtacaactatgtgcaaccattctacaagctaaatggtttcagaagcaaataactaataatcaacttactgaaaccattctaccagcaaaatggtttcagattacaactctctgaaaccattgtaccagataaattgtttcagaagcaaacacaattaataaattactcactgaaaccattctaccagtaaaatggtttcagaatacaactatgtgcaaccattctaccagtaaaatggtttcagaagcaaacattagtttttaattaccgttttatctcatttaattaactaaaaatagtttcaggtctccaaaaatttcataaaatataccaaaagttccagaatattatctactattttcctggtataatggtttcagtgagttggttgagtggtgcgtgttaaattacaacacacaagtaacgtatttagtagacaaaaaatgagattaaggtagtgaaaaattgaatttttttttcggtgtccaaatcaaacgaaccaagtctctatttgtagaaaaaaaaattatgaattttggtataaaaataaaaaataaaaaattaatttacaacgaaataattgagttcaaagtattaaatgaacaaaaatcacgtccagccaaccattgtgtgacacgtgtcctacttttaaaaagcaaatttttctctctccagggtgtaatccagtgtggcgcacgcgctggaatctgatggatcaggatgatctgggctgtcggattgatcagacagtcttgatgagatcagatattggctgtctgatggaaatcaacggtctgtaaccatggtccttcggtacgcgcgggacactggatccgcgtctattaatgggtattttggttaattaattaaaaagaatgaatattttggtccaattgaaaaggtgcaccttgctaacttagacctaactagggtctaagttagaaaaccccatatatatatatatatatatatatatatatatatatatatatatatatatatatatatatatatatatatatatatatatatatatatatatatattaattcatACTACCTCtttccctaattataagatcatATTTAACCACTGCACGTATgctaatgcacaattttgatcgttaatattttttttgtctattaataaaaattataaaaatttaatattttgaaaatattcatcaaaacaaattgaacaatatcttatatgttaatatttacatttatatattatttaaaaaatacgatcaaaacaatgtaaatgaatagtacatttttgttaAACAAGGtcttaccaaaaaacaaaataagaaaactaaattcaaaaatttaccaaaaataaaaggaagtaaattccaaaaataaaaattggaaaattactggtacatttttttttttttaaataaacgaAATGACAAGTCATCGTAAACTCACACACTCAAAGTGAAGGTCGGGGTTCAAACCCCGGTAATGACATCCGACACTAGCAATATCGACATTTTTGTTAGTTAAACTAGAATTTGTGAACTCACTCGTACATCTCTAATCTagacttattttttttggacacaaATACTACATATTCTTTAATCTAAGCATATTTTAGAGAAGttcatttttctaaaataaatattgatacATAGAGTCTGTTTGCCTCTTATCCAGCAATCCTGTAATATTGTTTTCATGAAATCCAAAATGATTTATcaaaatatctttaattttgtCATAATCATCATATGTATATTTCATTTTTGGCTGCTCGCTCGTATTTCAAGCCAATAAGAAGTGTTATTTTCATTGATTCGGTTGTTGCATTAATAAATTAAGTCTTGCATTTTCTTTAATGAAGAAGAACCTtcagtgaaattaaacatttaatgAAATCACAGTCTCGATGAAGGGGCAGCAGAAATTTAATATAAAGTCCACATGTGCCCAAGAAGAGCAAAGGGGTAGCATATACAAGATACCACAAACACAGAGGAAAACAAGGCAGAGAGCAAGGGAAAAGCCAAGAAAAATACACACTAACAACAGCAAAAACACTAACGCCCCTAATCACTAAAATTTCACACTAGTTTTGTAAGTCAAGAGCAAACTCTCGGTGCAGAAAAGACGAGGTGTTTGATCACAACTCATTTGTCTCATTTTCATCCGAATGTTTTCTatcaattgttttgttttgttatgttTCTTCTGAATAAATTCTACTAAGCAATTTGTGAAGTATGAACATATTATCCAACACCCGACTCTTCTGTAGATGAACTTATATTTTCACTATTataagtataaatgaagtatattggCTTCATGAATGCTTAATCTTTGTAAGTTAATTAAGGTttgtttgcaaaaaaaaaaaaattaatgtagtTGAAAATTCAAAGAAGCTCGtataaataaagataatttaGTACTAGTATCTTATAATTGTAGACGATTCAATATGTACAATGCCCATCATGAGTGAGCACAAAAAAGATAGGCAATaaaaggaaggaaaaaaaaatgcaaaaatactACACTATCCTAGTTCCTATcctattttgattttttcaaacaagctttaATTAGTTGGCTAATCCTGATTTCATCATGGCTTGAAATTCTTCATAATCCACAAATCCATCTCCATTCTTATCAACCCTTTTGATCATAAGCTTGCACTCTCCCATACTACAATGATCAAATCCTAAATTTATCAAAACTCTCTTAAGTTCCTTAGCTGAAATTAGACCATTCTTATCTGTGTCAAAGACAAGAAAAGCATCCTTGAGATACTCATCTTGCTCCATGTCACTGGCACAACCAAACTTGCCTTCTTTGTCATCCATAACAACCATGAATTCTTCCAAGTCTACAAACCCATCTCCATTTGAGTCCAACACATTTACCATACCTTCAGCTTCTTTAGCAGCTATGCTATCTTTGTATCCCAAACATGAAAGCAGCTCACTGAGCTCACTGGTTGATATCTTGCCATCACCATTAGTGTCAATTAGCTTGAAAACTTGTTTGAACTGATTAGACATTTCCATATCAACAAAAGAAGAGGAACTTGTGTTAGGTTCTCTAATAATGTCTATGCTTTTTGGCTTGTTGAAGAATAATTTGGCCTTTTTGTTAAGAAAGGTGAAGGAAGTTCTGAAAAGTCCTAACATAATTATTAGCTGGTTTAAACTAATGGTTAAAAAGAgttgaagaaatttaaaaatcaGAGTTTAAATCCTGATGATGGAGAAAATATATCAGTTTGAGGGTGACATGTGTAGGTTCATGAAGCCTTCAACTGGTGCAACTCTAACTCCAACTATTTCACCCTTTCTTTTATACAGCCTGAAATATTTCTATACGCTTTATAGAGGATCCTGAAATTTCTGTTCACAAAAACACATGTACTAGAAAAATGGAAAAGTTTTAGACTTGTTATCTTTTTAGTTTGATTAGGTCTTGTTTGGTGTGTTGTTGAAAAGTCATAAGAATCACACTAATTAAAATGCCGGCTAATTTCACCTTAGACaactatttaatttgtttaattgttttctacATGATAGTATTTAATTCAGTTCCCCAGGACTGCAACTGGattaatgtatttggatgttttgATAAAAATAGACGGCTTATTGGAGAACTGCTTCCAGAAGTGATTTATATTTGAACCACCACTGAATTGAAATTTGAGCAAAAGTAGTTTAATTGGATAACATCAATAAAAATCACCGTTGCATTTGTAAACCACCAAGAGTATTCAAACTATCAATCTAACTAAATAGTAAGCCGAGAGTCCAGATTGTCCACCAATCAATCATATTTGCCCATCAAATTGAAGTGTAACATAAATAGGTTTGTCGTGgtgaaattaattaaacaaaagCACCATTCAAGTGCACCCTAAGTATAGTATTTGTCTTAATAATCATTAGTAACAATCTCAAAATTCTCAAGAAAATAACAACTTCAGCAATAGAAATTGTGCTTTCCACCAGAGCCAGAAAATTAATCACAAACAACATATAACAAGAAAATTATCAAACTTAACAAACTAAACCGCGAATTACATAGGaaactcattattttttaaaatggagGGGGGGAAAAATTAAGCATACAACATTTAACCTCTTGGTAATACATATCAATTCTGATTAGAAAAGCTAGGCTTCTAAAATGCAGAACTTGGAAGGTATATCTAAACATAAAATCGCTACTAATTTTGGGTACACTATGAAAGTCTATTTCTGTCAAGAAAACAAGGGTGAGGGAGATgaagaaaatatgaacaaaatgaTCTAGACAAAAATATCCCGCATCTCAAAAAGCAGGGCGAATCTTACCAAAGCGATCAACATGACCGCAGCAAAAGAGGACCAACAGATAAACTAAGCATGTCACTGAGAGCTACCTGGACTTCAGTTGATCCATGTTCACAACTTATCAAGCTTGATAGAAGAGGGAAAAAATTCACCAGATTCTTCTCAAAAGAAATTTCTCCCAAACTGCTAATAGTCTGAAGAGTGGTTACAATAAGTGGTGCACGTGCAGCTAACTCTCTTCGCTTCCCAGAGCCTAGAGGAATTAACCAATGTTGGGGCCTACCATGAGAAGATTCAGATACTTGTCCAGAGCCTGCTACTTCAATATAAAATCCCAAGACCTCCTGACATAGCCGAACTAGATTTGTCTCAACCTCAGCCTCCTCATAGCTAGGTGGTTTGTCAACCACAAGGTTCTGTAAAAATGTGATGCATATTTGGTAGGATTCATTCTCAAGGCGTAACAGTGGAGGGTCTTGCATTTGGGTCATAGACCCAAACTCTTGTAACTTGGAGCGTAAAATAGTATTGCTGTTAATCTTGTGAGCATGTGATGCCACATTATGCAAAGCATCAAAGAGGACTAGCATGGCTTTTGCAGAAAGTTGAGTGCGGTATATGTTATAGACCTCCGTTACCGCCTGTCAATTTCAGTGagttaatgttaatttttttagaaaaataaacacATCTGGATTCTATTTCTAATTCTATGGCACACATAACTGTTGTTGTCAGCGCAcattatatatgaaaaaaaagatACTGAATGGAAAATATATGTTTGATCCCTGTTAATGCACATTCCTAAGAGTAAGACTATAACTAAAATAGTGATATAAAAACTATATTTGCAATCAAATTTCCATGAGAATACAAATAAGATATTTTAAGCAAAGCATTTGTTATAACTtcctttatatttatattagacTTTTTCTggtatattctttttatatggCATCTTCATAATGTATGTATGGATGAACAGAGCGAAAAAATCAACCTGAATCAATAAAAGCTGAACAGCTGCTCGACATTTTGCATCAGATAAATAAGCATAAAGACGGTCCGTCCTTGGGCTTTCTAAATTATCATGCGAGCTAGACTCAGCAGGATCTGTGTCATCTTCAGCTTTTGAAGCATGTTCATTTCCAGTCACAAAGTCTCCACCATCAAGGAACGAAAAGTTAGGGAGTGTTGCATTTGCTGCATCCTTTAGTGACAAAACCACTTCTAACCACTTCTCATCAGAAAACAGCTCCCCAGCATTACTCATCAAACGAACAAATGCCGCAATGCCAATTCCAGCCAGGCTTTGATGAGGGCGCTTTATAAAGCTTACAAGGAGCATCAGCACCTTTTTTAAAAGTGGGTTAACAGTGTTATAGAAGTTGATAAAAAGATCTACCACCAATTGGAGGGCTAATGTGCATGTTTCGTAGAGCCACGCATCTTGGTCAAGCTCACCATCAGTTTCTACTTCACTGACCTGGGAGCTACTCCCTGAAGGATCAATAGCATGGCGAACATAATCAAAAATTGGGAATAGGACTGATTCAAATACTCTTTCCCATAAAGGCAGTGAAAAGAGGTGGCCATGGTTGCGTAAGGTTTCAAATAGGATTTGCAAAGCACTCTGCCTTATCTCCGGCCTCGGGTCAAAGCTAAGCTCAGACAAACCTGCACGAAAGAGATATTAATAAGCATAGACGAAACCAGCCAAGCTTCTTACAACTAGAAACAGGGGTGGCGGATACTGGATAGAAATAAGCAATGTTTCAAAAACAGGACTGAACCAGATCATTCAACTAGTTGACCCAGGAACTAGACAATTTGCCTATTGGCTCAATCTCATTTAAACCAGTCTAATTAAACCGAATTGAACCGGGGCTAAATTGGTAAAACTGTAGTTCAACCagtttttatgttgttttactttttgttttttacttttgtaatactttttatttatctattagTTATCTGGTTCAATCGTGGTTGAACCGGTCGAACCACTTAAACCATAATCCGGTCTTGCCAGTTTGATCTCCGGTCCAACTTTTTGCCAATAAGTACTAATCTTTTGAGCAAGTTATGAAACATAGGTTAACTATTTTTGCTCTAATTCATAGATAGACAAACTTAAACAATGTCCTTACCAGCCAATAAAGGAAACCAGAAATAGAGATGATCATCTTTGTCTGTCACCTCTCCATTATCTTGTCTCCCCTCTTTTCCAGTTCGAGGTGAAGGTGTGGAAATCTTTCCAAAAGTTTCCTTGCCTTTATTCCTCGAAGAGCCAAGGTCTCCTTCAGCTAGTTTTGTTGCACAAAATCGAAGAAAAGTGATAGCATTTAGGCTAATCTCTTTGTTAAATCTACTATTGGTGAATGCAATTAGACAATTGACACAATCTGTAAAGGTGGTGGTTTCAGTCTCAGTGATGTATGGAAAGTAATCTCGTATAATCTTCTCGATAATTTCAAAAGCCAAGAGTACAATGTTTTTGTGGTCATCATATGCTGCTGTTGTAAATACCTGAAATCAAGTCCACGCGTAATGggcaaaagaaaaacataaatattttcttCACAAGATAAActcaacaaaaacatcatcTATGAGAACAGGAGCTCTCTACAGAAAACAGAAATTGAGAAGCCGTACCATAAACATGCTCTTCCATCCTGATTTGACATTGTTGACACGAGATAAAACCATTTGAGAGACACATCTGATAATAAGTTCTCTAATTTCAACAGCACTACTCTTTCTCATAACAATCACGAAAGGCTTCATAAATTCATTTTGGAAATTATAGTTAGCCAACTCTTCCCGCTCAAGAAATTTCATTGACAACTGACGCAAGGAATCCATAGCAAAAATTGCAATTGAAAGATTTCCTGAGCAACCAATGGTTACAAAGAAATCTGAAAGAACATGCCAGATGCTTGACCACACAAGCCGGATACGGTTCATATTATAGTGCCTGTTACAGAATGATTGTCAAAACGGAACGATATAACATAGATAGCAGTAAATAAACATCAAGTCATTCACCAATCATGAAACACGAAATCATAAGCAGATAAAGTCTAATGCTCTGTCCTGACTTTTCTCTCAGATGGATTGCACACACCTACTCAAATTCATCTTTGGAGGAACCTGTAAGTTTAAAAACCTTACAAATTATTATCCAAACATTGGTCTTGTCACATGCAACCCCATGTTATTTACAAGAATTGGACAataaaatgaccaatttttccAAGCTACAAAGGATTTTGCTAGAGTTGGGGATTTGAAAATGAGTTAAATGATAACAAGCAGACAGAGTGACACAAAGTAACTGCCCAAAAGATCAAGTATCAATaaattatattcaatttttttgtatatatgtaTCATATTCCCCAACCCATCAACACCTAAAGCTACAGAAAGAGATAATAAAGTTCAGAGAGAGCAAGGAAGTAGCATGCATTAAGTAGTAAGAAAGATAGCACATACGCAATCTCCACTATCTTGGTAAGGCTGAAAACCCGCGGATCAGATGGAGATCTCAGTTCCTCCATGGAGACCTTGCATAAAGCCTTAACGAAGTCTAGTATGGCCTCACTATTCAACTTTTGACTCCGGGTGAATATGCGACTCATTTCCGAGCTTCCAACTTGTTCCAACATATTCAAATTAGAAACTAGACTGTTCACTTGTTCTGATGTGATAGCTCCAGCAGCATTACTGCCAATTCCAGCACTATCATATGAACCCCGCATCAACGTGGCAGCTGCATACTGCATCCTCCCAGGCCCTTTCTTCTTCAAAACCGGAAGAATAGCCGATTTAGTTTGCTTTACTTTTTCAGAATCATTCTGAGGAAAAGCAAAGAATGTGGCATCTGGTGGAGCACCCTCTCCAAGAAGATGTAAATGCTCAAATCGGGAAACACAGGTCAAAATATGCTCCCAAGCTTCTTGTAAGTAATTCCCATCCTCATCAGCAATAGTAACTATCGCCTATCAACAATTCAGAAGGAATATCCAAAGTCAAATCCACAACCACGAGAGTTTAACATTGGCTTTCAGATAACGTATAATGCATCATATTCCTAAGTATGCATGACAATTAAGTATAACGTGTCTTTAAATAATTCCTTCCCAGATTGACTTTCAGCGAAGGCAGAAAGCTTTCACAAAAACATGTCCACTGATTTGGCAATGCCATGTTTTGATCGAAATTTAACAGAAAGGATGGCCACTTTTTATTGTTATCTATGACTATGTAGTGAGCAAAGCACTTGGAAGAAAAGGACTTAAATGGCAACTTTAGGTTTTTGATGTCACAAGTTGCAAGGAAGAATTATAATTTACCAACCTTGATTGCGTCTACATTTTTCTGCTTAATATCAGCAGGAGAATGCAGGGAAGTAAACTTTGCTAATGAAGTCACATAAGCATCTCGATGTGTCTTCATTGACATTACAGATGTAACATGAATAGCATAGCGGAAGCCTTCAAGACACAGAGCTGTTAcaatttcatcatcactttgatCAAGAGGAACACTAAAAGCAGCTAACATCGGTGCCCAACAGACCTCGATCATGAATCTAAGGATTACTACATCAGTTGCTGCATAGTAGACAGACCTACAAattttaagcaaataaatattatatgtatatgtatactGTATGAAAGAGAGGAACATTTTTCTCATAGAATATATTCCTCAGTTGTTGCATTgaagttacaaaaaaaaaaaacataaaaagaaaacCAATGTGGATGCTTTTGATTGATAGACTGCATGTCCAACTGACATTAACCGTGAAAAGAAACAGAAAGTACTAGTAAAGTGGTAGGACCCATAAACAGCCTGAAGGTAAATGAAAGGTAGCAACAGAAGGTTCT
This genomic interval from Trifolium pratense cultivar HEN17-A07 linkage group LG6, ARS_RC_1.1, whole genome shotgun sequence contains the following:
- the LOC123891543 gene encoding neo-calmodulin-like codes for the protein MLGLFRTSFTFLNKKAKLFFNKPKSIDIIREPNTSSSSFVDMEMSNQFKQVFKLIDTNGDGKISTSELSELLSCLGYKDSIAAKEAEGMVNVLDSNGDGFVDLEEFMVVMDDKEGKFGCASDMEQDEYLKDAFLVFDTDKNGLISAKELKRVLINLGFDHCSMGECKLMIKRVDKNGDGFVDYEEFQAMMKSGLAN
- the LOC123890026 gene encoding brefeldin A-inhibited guanine nucleotide-exchange protein 2-like, translated to MASSEADSRLSRVIVPALEKILKNASWRKHAKLAHECKSVIETLTSPQKLQSPTSEAGASDAGEPEVSVPGPLHDGGSVEYSLAESESILSPLINAAGSGVLKIADPAVDAIQKLIALGYLRGEADASGECPESKFLASLIDSVCKCHDLGDDAMELLVLKTLLSAVTSISLRIHGDCLLLIVRTCYDIYLGSKNVVNQTTAKASLIQMLVIVFRRMEADSSTVPIQPIVVAELMDPTEKSDVDSSMTVFVQGFITKIMQDIDGVWNPSGTPSKVAAMAHDGAFQTTATVETTNPADLLDSTDKDMLDAKYWEISMYKTALEGRKGELVDGEVVEERDDDLEIQIGNKLRRDAFLVFRALCKLSMKTPPKEASADPQLMKGKIVALELLKILLENAGAVFRTSERFLGAIKQYLCLSLLKNSASTLMIVFQLSCSIFISLVSRFRAGLKAEIGVFFPMIVLRVLENVAQPNFQQKMIVLRFLEKLCLDSQILVDIFINYDCDVNSSNIFERMVNGLLKTAQGVPPGVTTTVLPPQEATLKLEAMKCLVAVLKSMGDWMNKQMRIPDPLSGKKIEAVDNGHEAGDFPLANGNGEDPVEGSDTHSELSNEASDVSTIEQRRAYKLELQEGISLFNRKPKKGIEFLISANKVGNSPEEISAFLKDASGLNKTLIGDYLGEREELSLKVMHAYVDSFDFQGMEFDEAIRMFLQGFRLPGEAQKIDRIMEKFAERYCKCNQKVFSSADTAYVLAYSVILLNTDAHNPMVKNKMSADDFIKNNRGIDDGKDLPEEYLRSLYERISRNEIKMKDVDLEHQQIQAVNPNKLLGLDSILNIVIRKRGEDSHMGTSDDLIRRMQEEFREKARKTESVYYAATDVVILRFMIEVCWAPMLAAFSVPLDQSDDEIVTALCLEGFRYAIHVTSVMSMKTHRDAYVTSLAKFTSLHSPADIKQKNVDAIKAIVTIADEDGNYLQEAWEHILTCVSRFEHLHLLGEGAPPDATFFAFPQNDSEKVKQTKSAILPVLKKKGPGRMQYAAATLMRGSYDSAGIGSNAAGAITSEQVNSLVSNLNMLEQVGSSEMSRIFTRSQKLNSEAILDFVKALCKVSMEELRSPSDPRVFSLTKIVEIAHYNMNRIRLVWSSIWHVLSDFFVTIGCSGNLSIAIFAMDSLRQLSMKFLEREELANYNFQNEFMKPFVIVMRKSSAVEIRELIIRCVSQMVLSRVNNVKSGWKSMFMVFTTAAYDDHKNIVLLAFEIIEKIIRDYFPYITETETTTFTDCVNCLIAFTNSRFNKEISLNAITFLRFCATKLAEGDLGSSRNKGKETFGKISTPSPRTGKEGRQDNGEVTDKDDHLYFWFPLLAGLSELSFDPRPEIRQSALQILFETLRNHGHLFSLPLWERVFESVLFPIFDYVRHAIDPSGSSSQVSEVETDGELDQDAWLYETCTLALQLVVDLFINFYNTVNPLLKKVLMLLVSFIKRPHQSLAGIGIAAFVRLMSNAGELFSDEKWLEVVLSLKDAANATLPNFSFLDGGDFVTGNEHASKAEDDTDPAESSSHDNLESPRTDRLYAYLSDAKCRAAVQLLLIQAVTEVYNIYRTQLSAKAMLVLFDALHNVASHAHKINSNTILRSKLQEFGSMTQMQDPPLLRLENESYQICITFLQNLVVDKPPSYEEAEVETNLVRLCQEVLGFYIEVAGSGQVSESSHGRPQHWLIPLGSGKRRELAARAPLIVTTLQTISSLGEISFEKNLVNFFPLLSSLISCEHGSTEVQVALSDMLSLSVGPLLLRSC